In Halobacteriovorax sp. DA5, a genomic segment contains:
- a CDS encoding lysylphosphatidylglycerol synthase transmembrane domain-containing protein, with the protein MLKASFQTILKVVFAIAILTWLAKSDKLDLGLINKVLENGPWALISFTLLVCGSFIAAFRWSLLLKTKSEKIHIKKIYPINLIGQFFSTFLPGVVTGDFLKLLYVRDCDRNLKRSFLLSTALIDRIIGLIGLLIVGGSSSIYFYSELIVLSPKVKPLISFNIMLLLGALGFVLVLFMPVRIKRHVIELIKILPIVGDKIANITETFWKIGESRSVILKSIGLSVIVHIFAISAFWSLVHSFLDTNIGIKQLFSIIPIGLISIAIPISPAGAGVGHLVFEELFKALGQDKGASFFNLYFLVAISVNLLGVIPYVLWKKKHTFKEAEALEEN; encoded by the coding sequence ATGCTCAAGGCGTCATTCCAGACAATTCTCAAAGTAGTTTTCGCAATTGCTATCCTGACATGGCTTGCAAAGTCAGACAAGCTTGACCTTGGGCTAATAAACAAAGTACTTGAAAATGGTCCATGGGCCCTGATCTCATTTACTCTGTTAGTGTGTGGTTCATTTATTGCAGCTTTTCGCTGGTCACTTCTCCTTAAAACAAAAAGTGAAAAGATTCATATAAAGAAAATTTATCCAATTAATTTGATTGGACAATTCTTTTCCACTTTTCTCCCTGGTGTTGTAACTGGTGACTTCTTAAAACTTCTCTATGTTAGAGATTGTGATCGAAATTTAAAAAGATCATTTCTTTTAAGTACTGCACTTATTGATCGAATCATTGGCCTTATTGGCCTTTTAATTGTCGGTGGCTCCTCTTCGATTTATTTTTATTCGGAACTGATCGTTTTATCACCAAAGGTAAAACCTCTCATTTCATTCAATATTATGCTTCTACTTGGTGCACTTGGTTTTGTCTTAGTACTCTTTATGCCGGTAAGAATTAAAAGACATGTCATTGAATTAATAAAAATTCTACCAATTGTTGGAGATAAGATTGCAAATATTACTGAAACGTTTTGGAAAATTGGTGAAAGTCGAAGCGTGATATTAAAATCAATTGGCCTCTCAGTGATAGTCCACATCTTTGCAATTAGCGCTTTCTGGAGTTTAGTTCATTCTTTCCTAGATACAAATATTGGAATTAAACAACTTTTTAGTATTATCCCTATTGGGCTGATTTCAATAGCTATTCCAATATCTCCTGCAGGAGCAGGTGTTGGCCACCTTGTTTTTGAAGAGCTCTTTAAGGCACTGGGACAAGATAAAGGTGCTTCATTTTTCAATCTCTACTTCTTAGTAGCAATTTCAGTGAATCTTCTAGGTGTCATTCCATACGTTCTTTGGAAAAAGAAGCACACCTTCAAAGAAGCAGAAGCACTTGAAGAAAATTAA
- a CDS encoding UDP-glucose/GDP-mannose dehydrogenase family protein → MKITVIGTGYVGLVSGTCFAEIGHKVTCVDIDENKVAMMRRGESPIFEPGLNDLLERNIKAERLTFSTGLESVKDSKSIFLAVGTPSGDDGSANLSYLFQAAEDVAKNISDDAIIVIKSTVPIGTCEKVKEIVAKNTDKKFHIVNNPEFLKEGSAIEDFMRPDRVVIGHNDPYAAQAMEELYEPLVKQGNPIYMMSNLSAEMTKYAANCFLATKISFINDIARLCDTLGADINEVRQGISSDRRIGPHFLYPGPGYGGSCFPKDVKALIYTAKEHGHTLRVIESTEDVNDEQKLYMATKIKKHFGEDLSGKTFAFWGVAFKANTDDVRESPAIYMAKDLIDAGAKIRFFDPEGGPNFMKAVDEKYHSSIEQVANKYDCLSGCDAMVTVTEWREFSTPDFTEISSRLNGKIIFDARNLFKTEKVLAEGFTYYAIGKKI, encoded by the coding sequence TTGAAAATTACAGTTATTGGAACAGGATATGTAGGTTTAGTAAGTGGAACTTGTTTTGCGGAAATCGGTCACAAGGTTACTTGTGTTGATATCGATGAAAATAAAGTTGCAATGATGAGACGTGGTGAATCACCAATTTTTGAACCAGGACTTAACGATCTACTAGAAAGAAATATTAAAGCAGAGAGACTAACTTTCTCAACAGGTCTTGAATCAGTAAAAGATTCTAAGTCGATCTTTCTTGCGGTTGGAACTCCTTCTGGAGATGATGGAAGTGCAAATCTTTCATATTTATTTCAAGCTGCTGAAGATGTAGCAAAAAATATTAGTGATGATGCAATCATTGTTATTAAATCAACAGTTCCAATTGGAACATGTGAAAAAGTAAAAGAGATTGTTGCAAAAAATACAGACAAAAAATTTCATATCGTAAATAACCCAGAGTTCTTAAAAGAAGGATCAGCAATTGAAGACTTCATGAGACCTGATCGTGTAGTTATCGGTCACAACGACCCGTACGCAGCGCAAGCTATGGAAGAGCTTTACGAGCCATTAGTAAAACAAGGTAACCCAATTTATATGATGTCTAATCTTTCAGCAGAGATGACAAAGTATGCGGCAAACTGTTTTCTAGCGACTAAGATTTCTTTCATTAATGACATTGCAAGACTTTGTGACACTCTTGGTGCAGACATCAATGAGGTTCGCCAAGGAATCTCAAGTGATCGAAGAATTGGACCACACTTCTTATATCCGGGCCCTGGTTATGGTGGATCATGTTTTCCAAAAGACGTGAAGGCCTTAATTTATACAGCTAAAGAACATGGGCATACTCTAAGAGTCATTGAATCAACTGAAGATGTAAATGATGAGCAAAAACTTTACATGGCAACAAAAATCAAAAAGCATTTTGGTGAAGACTTAAGTGGAAAAACTTTTGCATTTTGGGGTGTAGCATTTAAAGCAAATACTGATGATGTTCGTGAGTCTCCTGCAATTTATATGGCAAAGGACCTAATCGATGCTGGTGCAAAGATTCGTTTCTTCGATCCTGAAGGTGGACCAAACTTCATGAAAGCTGTGGATGAAAAGTATCACTCATCTATTGAGCAAGTAGCTAATAAGTATGACTGTTTAAGTGGATGTGACGCTATGGTTACTGTAACTGAATGGAGAGAATTCTCTACTCCCGACTTTACTGAAATCTCTTCGCGCTTAAATGGTAAAATCATCTTTGATGCAAGAAACTTATTTAAAACAGAAAAAGTTTTAGCGGAAGGATTCACTTACTACGCGATCGGAAAGAAAATTTAA
- a CDS encoding nitrilase-related carbon-nitrogen hydrolase — protein sequence MNELVIANIQISSSLDYQSNLKKIKKYLSQAKEAGAQVAFLPECFYSISNGRMPSPYLVEWDNEHFDNIRQLAIDSGLFLVGGSVAFKSNTAIYNKAINLDPKGCVIGSYDKCHLFSCDITTVDEQGNEIHKKVNEADIYTAGNDPLIIDILGWKIGIAICFDLRYPKFLQYYYDNKVDLITFASAFTVPTGKAHWHTLLRARSIEGQCYVVASAQSGENNPGIHTYGHSLVINPWGEILSDQKNEEGVSIVRLKKEQILEARSRVIL from the coding sequence ATGAATGAATTGGTTATCGCCAATATTCAAATTTCTTCATCTCTCGATTATCAATCGAATCTAAAAAAAATTAAAAAATACTTATCTCAGGCAAAAGAAGCGGGGGCCCAAGTGGCCTTCCTGCCTGAGTGTTTTTATTCAATCTCAAATGGCCGCATGCCAAGTCCATACCTTGTGGAGTGGGACAATGAACACTTTGATAACATCAGGCAATTGGCCATTGATTCTGGGCTCTTCCTTGTTGGGGGCTCTGTTGCTTTTAAAAGTAATACAGCTATTTATAATAAGGCCATTAACTTGGATCCTAAAGGTTGTGTTATTGGTAGCTACGACAAGTGCCATTTATTTTCTTGTGACATCACAACTGTAGATGAGCAGGGAAATGAGATTCATAAGAAAGTTAATGAAGCTGATATTTATACAGCAGGAAATGATCCTTTAATTATTGATATTCTTGGCTGGAAAATTGGTATCGCAATTTGTTTTGATCTTCGATATCCAAAGTTCCTTCAGTATTACTACGATAATAAGGTCGATCTGATTACTTTTGCTTCAGCGTTCACTGTTCCTACTGGAAAGGCACATTGGCATACTCTATTACGAGCTCGTTCAATTGAAGGACAGTGTTATGTCGTGGCCAGTGCACAGAGTGGTGAAAATAATCCTGGCATTCACACTTACGGACACTCCCTTGTTATTAACCCTTGGGGCGAGATTCTTTCTGATCAAAAAAATGAAGAAGGTGTGTCTATTGTAAGACTCAAAAAAGAGCAAATTCTTGAGGCCCGTTCAAGGGTCATTCTCTAA
- a CDS encoding NifU family protein, which translates to MLRKIEKLFDEQVRPALAAHGGNIELIDYDNDKLYVKMTGGCQGCSASQATLTDGVARLVKQNFPDIVEVVDVTDHSKGDNPFM; encoded by the coding sequence ATGCTTAGAAAAATTGAAAAACTTTTTGATGAACAAGTAAGACCAGCTCTTGCTGCTCACGGTGGTAATATCGAATTAATCGATTACGATAATGATAAACTCTATGTAAAGATGACTGGTGGCTGTCAGGGTTGTTCTGCTTCACAAGCAACGCTTACAGATGGTGTTGCAAGACTTGTTAAGCAAAACTTTCCAGACATAGTAGAAGTTGTGGATGTTACAGATCACTCAAAGGGTGATAATCCGTTTATGTAA
- a CDS encoding RsmE family RNA methyltransferase, whose amino-acid sequence MNSVIIRKEQIHDSKAVLTQEQSKHLLEIVKVKVGDELKGTILEEGLTTITVSNISDGIVEVEIGQVRKGLHFLIELIIAASRPPTMKKVFEHCSAMGASHFHIFKAILSDKSYLTSKVYERFQELSELGVSQSAVFYKAPTLKKTYQYEDIEAKGVQRFILSPYATTKLKDVKIDIERPLQLAIGPERGWTNQEINEFKNLGFEEISIGPSIMRVENASIAILGHLNQLMDRK is encoded by the coding sequence ATGAATTCTGTCATAATTAGAAAAGAGCAAATTCACGATTCAAAAGCTGTTCTCACACAAGAACAGTCGAAGCATTTACTTGAAATTGTAAAAGTAAAAGTTGGCGACGAACTCAAAGGGACAATTCTTGAAGAAGGTCTAACGACTATTACTGTAAGTAATATTAGCGATGGAATTGTTGAAGTAGAAATTGGGCAAGTCAGAAAAGGGCTTCACTTTCTAATTGAGTTGATTATTGCAGCTTCAAGACCTCCTACAATGAAAAAAGTGTTTGAGCACTGTAGTGCTATGGGTGCAAGTCACTTTCATATTTTTAAGGCCATTTTAAGTGATAAGAGCTATCTCACTTCTAAAGTTTATGAGCGCTTTCAAGAACTATCAGAACTTGGCGTTAGTCAGTCTGCTGTTTTCTATAAAGCTCCAACTCTTAAGAAGACTTATCAATATGAGGATATAGAAGCGAAAGGTGTTCAACGATTTATTCTCTCACCTTATGCCACAACAAAGTTAAAAGATGTTAAAATAGATATTGAAAGACCATTACAATTGGCCATAGGCCCAGAGCGTGGATGGACCAACCAAGAAATAAATGAATTTAAAAATCTTGGTTTTGAAGAGATCAGCATAGGTCCTTCAATTATGAGAGTTGAAAATGCCTCAATCGCAATCCTTGGCCACTTAAACCAATTAATGGATAGGAAATAA
- a CDS encoding DEAD/DEAH box helicase, which produces MDFKATLSQIVNREHSFTLFMAPMGWGKTRLIWQLLEDFERIIIVSPLRSILEDLKERDCVVNNISDKGIFLTTVESLSRDDLEFALKSNSLFVLDEFHLFYEWGESFRPRLLDFLYQISSSGNTKVIGLSATITDELYGVIERDVENNFRHFCFLNIGNFQKKNMYKKKRMLIKPLLLLKLIFEQLFFERGRTILFCSSRKEVFFWNKFFQRLGVSCDYCVGGEVKDFVVRENQAPSDLIIATSALSHGVNLHGIENIYISYKPNESTNFQMIGRGGRFGEEFQYIGALEKGKKWWERIHYKICDYLFIMSQDLLLWLN; this is translated from the coding sequence ATGGATTTTAAAGCAACTTTGTCACAGATCGTCAATAGAGAGCATTCATTCACTTTATTTATGGCCCCTATGGGCTGGGGGAAAACAAGACTTATTTGGCAATTATTAGAGGACTTTGAAAGGATTATTATTGTCTCTCCGCTGCGTTCAATACTGGAAGATTTGAAGGAGAGGGACTGTGTTGTGAATAATATTTCTGACAAAGGAATCTTTTTAACGACAGTGGAGTCGCTTTCTCGGGATGATTTAGAGTTTGCTTTAAAATCCAACTCCTTGTTTGTGCTTGATGAATTTCATCTCTTTTACGAATGGGGAGAGTCTTTTCGTCCACGCTTGCTTGATTTTCTCTATCAAATCTCTTCCTCTGGAAATACAAAGGTGATTGGTTTAAGTGCGACAATCACTGACGAACTTTATGGAGTGATTGAAAGAGATGTTGAAAATAATTTTAGGCATTTTTGTTTTCTAAATATCGGAAATTTTCAAAAGAAAAATATGTATAAAAAGAAGAGGATGTTAATTAAGCCACTTCTTTTATTGAAGCTTATCTTTGAGCAGTTGTTCTTTGAGAGGGGACGAACAATTCTGTTTTGCTCGTCACGAAAAGAAGTCTTTTTTTGGAATAAGTTCTTTCAAAGATTAGGTGTTTCTTGTGATTATTGCGTGGGGGGAGAGGTTAAGGATTTTGTTGTCAGAGAGAATCAGGCACCCTCTGATTTAATTATTGCAACTAGCGCCTTAAGTCACGGGGTTAATTTACATGGAATAGAGAATATTTATATTAGTTATAAACCAAATGAATCGACAAATTTTCAAATGATAGGTCGCGGAGGACGATTTGGAGAGGAATTTCAATACATTGGAGCTCTTGAAAAGGGGAAGAAGTGGTGGGAAAGAATTCACTACAAGATATGTGATTATCTCTTTATAATGAGTCAGGATTTATTATTATGGTTGAATTAG
- a CDS encoding DNA repair protein RecO, translated as MVELEGILINKIPYQDKHLIGNLLLRNGNKISVMFYGGQGGGKRKVSSILQVGYLFKVGFGRVKNSFEILTSKDHVEKWCHKNISHNPMAFYLLCFFCELCQSFAPQITHKDDLDLSEKSHEGIFRLLSNAIFRLESRVTASDFNPNHELFIFLVKAMVELGIFPRTETCAVSGVEIGDNDFVSLSIEQGGFIHFSHLSLEEQRLVNGQEGKSLRNEMLNVAASKYSDYKVSTHIQKSDLNQLVNYICYHQHVQREHYKSLSLLL; from the coding sequence ATGGTTGAATTAGAAGGCATTCTTATTAACAAAATTCCATATCAAGACAAACACTTGATTGGAAATTTACTCCTCAGAAACGGAAATAAAATTTCTGTGATGTTCTATGGTGGACAGGGAGGAGGAAAGAGGAAAGTATCTTCTATCTTGCAAGTTGGTTATCTTTTTAAAGTTGGCTTTGGCCGAGTTAAAAATAGTTTCGAAATACTGACTAGTAAGGATCATGTTGAAAAATGGTGTCATAAAAATATCTCACATAATCCAATGGCATTCTACCTTCTTTGTTTTTTCTGCGAACTTTGTCAGTCTTTTGCTCCACAGATTACGCACAAAGATGATCTTGATTTAAGTGAAAAAAGTCATGAAGGTATTTTTCGACTTCTTTCAAATGCAATCTTTCGCTTGGAAAGTCGAGTTACTGCTAGCGATTTTAATCCTAATCATGAACTATTTATTTTTCTAGTAAAGGCGATGGTCGAATTGGGGATTTTTCCTCGAACTGAAACATGCGCCGTCTCTGGTGTTGAAATTGGTGATAATGACTTTGTGTCACTCTCAATTGAACAAGGTGGCTTTATTCACTTCTCACATTTAAGTCTCGAAGAGCAACGATTGGTAAATGGGCAAGAGGGAAAGAGCCTTCGAAACGAAATGCTTAACGTAGCTGCAAGTAAGTATTCGGATTATAAAGTTAGTACACATATTCAAAAGTCGGATCTTAATCAATTAGTGAATTATATTTGCTACCATCAACACGTGCAGCGTGAACATTATAAGTCACTAAGCTTATTATTATAG
- a CDS encoding FixH family protein: MKLLSLTLLFLLFTSCGDSPFSGGLKELVSGVDNISNEIRFDTEALTILRQWNKGPIVYDSSTLTITFKDSANNLKDPAGEFSAYIWMPDMGHGSYPITVTRIATGVYQLTDIYFTMGGLWDFHLQLKDNGNLYDSISWPLTL, from the coding sequence ATGAAACTATTGTCACTTACACTTCTATTCTTACTATTTACAAGCTGTGGAGATTCTCCCTTTTCCGGTGGTCTTAAAGAGTTAGTTAGTGGAGTTGATAATATTTCTAACGAAATACGTTTTGATACGGAGGCCTTAACTATTTTGAGACAGTGGAATAAAGGCCCAATAGTTTACGATAGTTCAACACTTACAATTACATTTAAAGACTCAGCAAATAACTTGAAAGATCCTGCAGGTGAATTCTCTGCCTACATCTGGATGCCAGATATGGGACATGGCTCATACCCAATTACTGTAACGAGAATAGCTACTGGAGTTTATCAACTTACTGATATCTATTTCACAATGGGTGGCCTCTGGGATTTTCACTTACAATTAAAAGATAACGGAAATTTATACGACTCTATATCATGGCCTCTTACACTTTAA
- a CDS encoding redoxin family protein, with amino-acid sequence MKLLIAFIFSSITFGAFTEVRYDLSTHKEKQISRTKNKKVLIFLSPSCPCSQKQFDYINSLAKKFNNIEFIGFSSNKHISKKKALEYFDQFKINFPIFIDQDLKFANKMNALKTPHIFLLNEKEEVIYQGAVTNKRSPELSTKFYLNDVLTALKNNKELPYKESKALGCYIAR; translated from the coding sequence ATGAAATTACTAATTGCATTTATCTTCTCAAGTATAACTTTTGGGGCATTCACAGAAGTTCGCTACGACTTATCAACACATAAAGAGAAACAAATTTCTCGAACTAAAAATAAGAAAGTTCTTATTTTTCTTTCACCAAGCTGTCCTTGCTCCCAAAAACAATTTGATTACATAAACTCTCTTGCAAAAAAGTTCAATAATATTGAATTTATTGGTTTTAGCTCTAACAAGCATATAAGTAAAAAGAAGGCCCTTGAGTACTTTGATCAATTCAAAATTAACTTTCCAATCTTTATCGATCAGGATCTTAAGTTTGCAAATAAGATGAATGCATTAAAGACCCCACATATTTTCTTATTAAATGAGAAAGAAGAAGTTATCTATCAAGGAGCTGTGACAAATAAGAGAAGCCCTGAATTATCGACGAAATTTTATTTAAATGATGTGCTAACTGCACTCAAAAATAATAAAGAGCTACCATATAAAGAATCAAAAGCACTTGGTTGCTATATCGCGAGGTAA
- a CDS encoding GIY-YIG nuclease family protein, which translates to MAKANKWFVYIIETQNGKLYTGITTDVERRFEEHKNDPKGAKFTKANPPKKIRFTEEHPDRSSASKREAQIKKLTRPQKLTLIKKS; encoded by the coding sequence ATGGCAAAAGCCAACAAGTGGTTTGTCTATATTATAGAAACTCAAAATGGAAAGCTCTACACAGGTATTACAACTGATGTAGAGCGCCGATTTGAAGAACACAAAAATGATCCGAAAGGAGCAAAGTTCACTAAAGCAAACCCTCCTAAAAAAATTCGTTTCACAGAAGAGCACCCTGACCGCTCAAGTGCGAGTAAACGAGAAGCCCAAATAAAAAAATTAACACGTCCCCAAAAACTGACATTAATCAAGAAATCGTAA
- a CDS encoding U32 family peptidase: protein MKKSEILAPVGNMQMCLAAIHGGADAIYVGMPGFNARGRTHDHSVGELKEMIDMCHLYGVKVHVAFNILIFEEEITDAIERLNEVVVLGPDALIIQDIGLANLVRQIYPDQVIHGSTQMTVTNHDHITFLEDLDIKRFVLGRENSIPEIKEIRANTERELEVFTHGALCVAYSGQCFTSESIGGRSANRGQCAQSCRFSYEMFVDGKKEDLTKHGRKMSYLVSPQDLCGIEEVNELQDMGIDSFKIEGRLKGPAYVSTAAGAFKAKLEGKEVSQKEIDNMALTYSRGLFSGWLHGVDHQQLVKGNYGAHRGIELGKIKRVDPPYLEIDTDRELENGMGVAICDDNKGIEIGSSIFSVKRKGKRVSLSLAHDFKWKQVRPGMDIYLNSDPKVAKESESLISDINKQKRIPVEVTLLANAGEKLTYIITDGQYKVIRQSDDLVEEARKPADLEKVEKDACALSRTIYSVSKFDLKTNGKSPFIHSKALKKLRQEAIEELNSQRVSVKAPKSQSFKLSKKEVSENEITLNFLLRDFDQVKQAYEVLKNCDFERLLITLDFEFGKDYKPSLELLKQLPNCQVGVATNRILKPKEYHHLNVLTRLDPDFILCRNLGSYQYLRSKTDVQLKGDFSLNVANSQTANYLLDKGFETLTSSYDLNAKQLENLLTNTDAGKIEVNIHQYMPSFHMEHCVYAAFLSEGSSFKDCGKPCEKHHVELKDQFGNMHFIKADQECRNTMFNAIAQSSTDLIDELIAKGVSQFRIELLNEHDDKLKSKLEGYLNFFNGKISTNELKSMLGTQEKYGIGTGMLMKEDTYQARKN from the coding sequence ATGAAAAAATCAGAAATTCTCGCCCCAGTGGGCAATATGCAAATGTGCTTAGCAGCAATTCACGGTGGTGCGGACGCCATCTATGTAGGAATGCCTGGCTTCAATGCCCGTGGAAGAACTCACGACCACTCAGTTGGTGAACTAAAAGAGATGATCGACATGTGCCACCTCTATGGAGTTAAGGTTCACGTGGCGTTTAATATTTTAATATTTGAAGAAGAGATAACAGATGCCATCGAAAGATTAAATGAAGTGGTGGTATTAGGTCCCGATGCTCTAATCATTCAAGATATTGGCCTTGCAAATCTTGTTCGCCAAATTTATCCAGATCAAGTAATACACGGCTCAACTCAAATGACTGTGACAAATCATGATCACATCACTTTCTTAGAAGATCTTGATATCAAACGCTTCGTACTAGGACGCGAAAACTCAATTCCTGAAATAAAAGAAATTCGAGCAAATACTGAGCGAGAGCTTGAAGTCTTCACTCACGGGGCGCTGTGTGTTGCCTACTCTGGCCAGTGCTTTACTTCAGAAAGTATCGGCGGACGTTCGGCCAACCGTGGTCAATGTGCACAGAGCTGTCGCTTCTCTTATGAAATGTTTGTGGATGGTAAAAAAGAAGACCTCACGAAACATGGCCGTAAAATGAGCTATCTTGTGTCTCCTCAAGATCTTTGTGGAATTGAAGAAGTTAACGAACTTCAAGACATGGGCATTGACTCTTTTAAAATTGAAGGCCGTCTTAAAGGTCCTGCATATGTGTCGACAGCAGCAGGTGCTTTTAAAGCAAAACTTGAAGGGAAAGAAGTAAGTCAAAAAGAAATAGATAATATGGCACTTACTTATTCACGTGGCCTGTTTTCTGGTTGGCTTCATGGTGTTGACCATCAACAACTAGTAAAAGGTAACTACGGAGCTCACCGAGGAATTGAACTTGGTAAGATCAAGAGAGTTGATCCTCCATATTTAGAAATCGACACTGATCGCGAATTAGAAAATGGAATGGGCGTTGCAATTTGTGATGACAATAAAGGTATTGAAATTGGCTCATCTATTTTTAGTGTAAAAAGAAAAGGAAAACGAGTTAGCCTTTCTCTTGCTCATGATTTTAAATGGAAGCAAGTTCGCCCAGGTATGGATATCTACCTAAACTCTGACCCAAAGGTTGCAAAAGAGAGCGAGTCTCTAATTAGCGATATTAATAAGCAAAAGCGTATACCTGTTGAAGTAACACTGCTAGCAAATGCAGGAGAAAAGCTTACTTATATTATTACAGATGGCCAATACAAAGTTATTAGACAAAGTGATGACTTAGTAGAAGAAGCGAGAAAACCAGCTGATCTTGAGAAAGTTGAAAAAGATGCTTGTGCACTTTCGCGTACTATTTATTCTGTTTCAAAATTCGATTTAAAAACAAATGGTAAGTCTCCTTTCATTCACTCAAAGGCACTTAAGAAATTAAGACAAGAAGCTATTGAAGAATTGAATAGTCAAAGAGTTAGTGTCAAAGCACCAAAATCGCAATCATTTAAACTATCTAAAAAAGAAGTTTCAGAAAACGAGATCACACTAAACTTTCTTCTTAGAGATTTTGATCAGGTTAAGCAAGCATACGAAGTATTGAAAAACTGTGATTTTGAAAGACTTCTAATTACTTTAGATTTTGAATTTGGAAAAGACTATAAGCCCTCATTAGAGCTTCTTAAACAACTACCAAACTGCCAAGTTGGTGTTGCGACTAATAGAATTTTAAAACCTAAAGAATACCATCATTTAAATGTTCTGACTCGATTGGATCCGGATTTTATCCTTTGTCGAAATCTAGGGTCGTATCAATATTTAAGATCAAAGACAGATGTTCAATTGAAAGGAGATTTCTCTCTTAACGTTGCAAACTCTCAAACAGCAAATTATTTACTTGATAAAGGTTTTGAAACATTAACTTCATCATATGACTTAAATGCAAAACAACTAGAAAATCTTCTTACCAATACTGATGCTGGAAAGATTGAAGTTAATATTCATCAGTATATGCCAAGCTTTCACATGGAACACTGTGTGTATGCAGCATTCTTATCAGAAGGTTCTTCGTTTAAGGACTGTGGGAAGCCTTGTGAAAAACATCATGTAGAACTTAAAGATCAATTTGGAAATATGCACTTTATTAAAGCCGATCAAGAGTGTCGAAATACAATGTTCAATGCTATTGCACAAAGCTCAACTGACTTAATTGATGAGTTAATTGCAAAAGGTGTCTCACAGTTTAGAATTGAACTTTTAAATGAGCACGATGACAAACTTAAGAGTAAACTTGAAGGTTATCTAAATTTCTTCAATGGAAAGATTTCAACGAATGAGTTAAAATCAATGTTAGGCACTCAGGAAAAGTACGGAATTGGTACAGGGATGCTAATGAAAGAAGATACTTATCAAGCGAGAAAGAATTAA